The Gracilibacillus caseinilyticus genome segment AAGCAACCTCTACATCATTAATTTTTTTGCGAAAAGCATGCTGGTAGGAGTGGACATAAAAATCATTCGCTCCATAAATAAGCAGAAGTGGGACATGGATAAGGTGTAAACGATCTGCAGCCTGATAATTTAAACCTAGCTGGTATTGTTGCGTCAGCATATGTGGGGCTGTTTTCTTAATTTCCAATTCCATTTCTTTAGCGGCTCTTTTATCACGAAAGTGGTTGAAGCTAAGTCCTTTTGCCAGTAAACCGATCCATTTCCACTTCGCTATCGTGATCCCCAATCCGTACTGCGTTCGCAACGTGATATTCCCAGGAGTGTAGTAACCACCGATCAAAATAAGGGCCAAGGTATGATTCGGGTATCGTAAGGCGAACTCCTGTGCAATTAAGCCGCCATTTGAGTAGCCACAAATGATGGCTTGACTAATTCTATTCACATCCATTATGCGTTTTACGTCTTCAACAAAATCGGAGAATTGAAGGATTCCCTCTGTACCACTACTTCGGCAGTCACCTCTGTTATCAAAGGTGATGAGCTTAAAGTGATCTTTCAGTAATTGTTGATAGCGAAAAGTTAAATGTCCCATGGCTGGCGGGGAAATAAAAATAATTGCCGTTCCTGATCCGGTACATTGAAAATACAAAGCAGGTTGTGTTTCGGTATATGGCATAATTACACTCCCTATCTGACTGTTCGTGTCCATCTATTAAGAGTGTTCACTACCAATCCATATTTTATCCGAATTGCTTCTTTTATCGGTGCGACACCCCTGTTTTATAGATCTTTACTTAAGTTTTCGTTAAAATTGGAATTTTTTCGTAAATAGTGTTGACGTCAAAATATTTTGAATATATAATTATTGAGCATTGATAAAAAATTTTAAACAAAGGAGGTTACGCAAAATGAATACGAAACGTTTATTTCCTGTTCGCATTCTACAACTGAATGATATTACCGTGACCTCCTTTTCGATGAATTAATAGTTCATTTCACAACTATTATCATTAGAAAACTGTATCTATAAAATTCGGAAGATCACGGACTTGTTCGTGATCTTTTTTTGTTGCCTGTCAGAAGTGGATAGATGCAACATTTTAGCGTATACGTCACGAACGTATGCGCTTTTTTTATTTTTTATCAATGCACAAAAAAACGAAGGAGGAAGAATGATGAAATGTTTGATTGGAGCAACTGATAACAAAGATAGGATAGATGGTGGATAGCTAGATCAGAAGGGAACCGTCAGCAGAGAGGAGAGAGGTTAGCGTATGTTTTCAGTATTTTATAAATTATCATGGTTTTTTAAAGAGCAATGGGTTCGTTATTCCATTGCGATTACAGCATTAATCATCGTAAGTTTTATTGATTTATTGCCACCAAAGTTAGTAGGGATGGCC includes the following:
- a CDS encoding alpha/beta fold hydrolase, whose protein sequence is MPYTETQPALYFQCTGSGTAIIFISPPAMGHLTFRYQQLLKDHFKLITFDNRGDCRSSGTEGILQFSDFVEDVKRIMDVNRISQAIICGYSNGGLIAQEFALRYPNHTLALILIGGYYTPGNITLRTQYGLGITIAKWKWIGLLAKGLSFNHFRDKRAAKEMELEIKKTAPHMLTQQYQLGLNYQAADRLHLIHVPLLLIYGANDFYVHSYQHAFRKKINDVEVAYIHHSKHQVPTKYYNECNAIIYEWSKRKELMK